In Rutidosis leptorrhynchoides isolate AG116_Rl617_1_P2 chromosome 2, CSIRO_AGI_Rlap_v1, whole genome shotgun sequence, one genomic interval encodes:
- the LOC139891811 gene encoding F-box protein AUF2-like: MNNIEKSHRNNSPPSLDHLPDEIILLIFNKLNDLKTLCFCHLTSKRFSSITLQVTTISFTPPNLNPNHTFDNTTSTSADVTPPKRIFRSFVNGIVFKPLHLIRRIIVPSSRPLPPIISSFYGESFRSAVSFLCKLDLLKSLCVQLPCSIHIDNRYSFRWKVKFGNRIESFMFISSNSIRDGGGLIYGNIEEDVIESSSELFRKKVHIAFQCLKDVIIRHRMLLYFVKGMPLLETVSVTDSERRGRVRLSGGRRVGEIRDWIRFAAADMKLEMSRIEVPVSVSHCYVPELNLPNSGCEMKGVTFVVMQMNTFEGGNGNGNESFMNDDDDYDDYDDGIEGKEEAAYNEAVMEILENHKDKMKSLL; encoded by the coding sequence ATGAACAACATCGAGAAATCTCATAGAAACAATTCTCCACCATCACTAGACCATTTACCAGACGAAATTATTCTCCTAATATTCAACAAATTAAACGATTTAAAAACCCTTTGTTTCTGCCACCTTACTTCTAAACGTTTCTCTTCAATCACCCTTCAAGTCACCACAATCTCATTCACGCCTCctaatttaaaccctaatcacacTTTCGACAACACTACCTCTACCTCTGCTGACGTCACACCTCCTAAACGTATATTCCGATCATTTGTTAATGGCATCGTTTTTAAACCGCTACACCTCATCCGACGGATAATAGTTCCGTCATCCAGACCGCTTCCACCTATCATTTCTTCGTTTTACGGAGAATCGTTTCGATCGGCCGTTTCGTTTTTGTGTAAGTTAGATTTATTGAAGTCGCTATGTGTTCAGCTTCCGTGCTCGATTCACATCGATAATCGGTATTCGTTTAGATGGAAGGTGAAATTCGGTAATCGAATTGAATCGTTTATGTTTATATCATCGAATTCAATTAGGGATGGTGGTGGATTGATATATGGAAATATTGAGGAAGATGTTATAGAGTCAAGTAGTGAATTGTTTAGGAAGAAAGTGCACATTGCGTTTCAGTGTTTAAAGGATGTGATAATTAGGCATAGGATGCTGTTGTACTTTGTTAAGGGTATGCCGTTGCTTGAAACGGTTTCGGTTACGGATTCTGAGAGGAGAGGGAGGGTTCGTTTGAGTGGGGGGAGGAGAGTTGGCGAGATTAGGGATTGGATACGGTTTGCTGCGGCTGATATGAAACTGGAGATGAGTCGTATTGAGGTTCCAGTGAGTGTGAGTCATTGTTATGTTCCTGAGTTGAATTTGCCAAATTCAGGGTGTGAGATGAAGGGGGTAACCTTTGTTGTAATGCAAATGAATACTTTTGAAGgtggaaatggaaatggaaatgaaagttttatgaatgatgatgatgattatgatgattatgatgatgggaTTGAAGGTAAAGAAGAGGCTGCATATAATGAAGCTGTGATGGAGATTTTAGAGAATCATAAAGACAAGATGAAGAGTCTGTTGTGA